A genomic stretch from Argiope bruennichi chromosome 2, qqArgBrue1.1, whole genome shotgun sequence includes:
- the LOC129960291 gene encoding uncharacterized protein LOC129960291: MRSFIFSGLLLVFASLFIKGEAIEKSYLVSLRKAEFLSIINCISISRDPVLCAKYAACEKELPPRVFAAHQKCQKEHVGLETLRCTKHEPLYKVPEIPAKIFDCVVETVHKLTPPEKKVIVKFEECAKKLKEESCKIVEGHAHAHRARHFRH, encoded by the exons ATGAGGTCTTTTATCTTCAGTGGTTTACTTCTCGTTTTTGCTAGTCTTTTTATCAAAGGGGAAGCAATTGAAAAGAGCTATCTGGTGTCACTGAGGAAAGCTGAGTTCCTGAGTATAATCAACTGCATTTCAATTA GTCGTGATCCTGTTCTCTGTGCTAAATATGCTGCTTGTGAGAAGGAATTGCCTCCAAGA gtTTTTGCTGCTCATCAGAAGTGTCAAAAGGAACATGTTGGGCTCGAAACTCTGAGATGCACCAAACATGAACCTCTGTACAAGGTCCCTGAGATTCCCGCCAAG ATCTTTGATTGTGTTGTTGAAACCGTGCATAAG ctCACTCCACCTGAAAAGAAAGTCATTGTGAAATTCGAA GAATGTGCCaagaaattgaaagaagaaaGTTGTAAAATCGTCGAAGGACATGCCCATGCCCACAGGGCGCGCCACTTCCGCCATTAA
- the LOC129960286 gene encoding uncharacterized protein LOC129960286: MHLNFVALCVTVGVVSVFGGCVKDRFLFHEHFPAKEAHLKDVELIDGELKLKLDRKIEEKELLEKTLAALKSYFMHEHETLEKGKIHSLEEFHVPTEEKHEITCKILKGLFGSDFKTEELTEKDLAAFEGILKYFFEHSKGEEAIDKIFKSKVEDSSVKHSEDVEKIAKMSEFAPEEGKDVKTYIAESILHAGISKDADVHHGIEEGEALFKKLEKTGGEIPYFLMDDEAKKYLKGITEGKISEAEIHTLVGGDEEALKKLFKILKDGASHEEGSFLYSSEHIKGVDLEKSAEAAKALEEHKTLQKELISNHGKDHVFDEILKKEEVHELDEGFEEKKFFGTSKALAEHKETALNHAKDHIYDDILKKEEIHSLDKGFEEEKFHGAAKSFEEHLIGKDIHASGEKAFGIDEAVAESKSKEFIAKSEESAFKKLSKEEEKAKAGKDLSIEEILKEDGYYITGGTHAYEAARDQAHEDAKIPLVEGKEKAIDSSIAHGEEVFHKASEEGAEFSKGKEAVLHGIKGKEGILKEKVHGTDIALKEEHIKHGIKTEETHLIHEIPEEHHIATDHKIDETLTKEIPHSKMHQIKHKLLSMLGKILHIKKCHLVTMPPRELLGIVDCISRSKNPLLCEKFAMCEKKMPLQVILALEKCQKETIPGEVKRCSKYEPLYPSLEIPYKIFKCIVKNTHELTPPEKKMMIDFEECARQVKVESCGRIPWG, from the exons atgcatttaaattttgttgcattGTGTGTAACTGTTGGTGTTGTGAGTGTTTTTGGAGGATGTGTTAAAGATCGATTCTTGTTCCATGAGCATTTCCCGGCTAAGGAAGCCCATTTGAAAGATGTGGAATTAATTGATGGTGAACTTAAACTCAAACTGGATCGTAAAATAGAGGAGAAGGAACTGTTAGAGAAAACTTTGGCTGctctgaaaagttattttatgcaCGAGCATGAAACTCTTGAAAAAGGGAAAATTCACTCGCTGGAGGAATTTCATGTCCCTACTGAAGAAAAGCATGAAATTACGTGTAAAATTCTTAAAGGCCTGTTCGGTTCTGATTTCAAAACAGAAGAACTCACTGAAAAGGATCTTGCAGCCTTTGAAGGGATTTTGAAGTATTTCTTTGAACACAGCAAAGGTGAAGAAGCAatcgataaaattttcaaatcaaaagttGAGGATTCATCAGTGAAGCACAGTGAAGATGTagagaaaattgcaaaaatgtcaGAATTTGCCCCTGAAGAAGGCAAAGATGTCAAGACTTATATCGCAGAAAGTATCCTACATGCTGGAATCAGTAAAGATGCCGATGTTCATCATGGAATTGAAGAAGGAGAGGCCTTATTCAAAAAACTTGAGAAAACTGGAGGAGAAATTCCATATTTCTTAATGGATGACGAAGCAAAGAAGTATCTCAAAGGCATAACTGAAGGAAAGATCAGTGAAGCTGAAATCCATACTTTAGTTGGTGGGGACGAAGAAGCATTGaagaagctttttaaaatattgaaagatggCGCATCCCACGAAGAAggatcatttttatattcatcagAGCACATCAAAGGAGTTGATTTGGAAAAATCCGCCGAAGCTGCTAAAGCTTTAGAAGAACATAAAACTTTGCAAAAGGAATTGATTTCAAACCACGGTAAAGATCATGTTTTTGATGAAATTCTCAAAAAAGAAGAGGTTCATGAATTAGATGAAGGTTTTGAGGAGAAGAAATTTTTTGGCACAAGTAAAGCATTGGCAGAGCATAAGGAAACGGCTTTGAACCATGCTAAAGATCATATTTATGATGATATTCTTAAGAAGGAAGAAATCCACTCTTTGGATAAAGGTTTTGAAGAAGAGAAATTTCATGGGGCTGCTAAAAGTTTTGAAGAACATCTTATAGGGAAAGATATCCACGCATCAGGAGAGAAAGCTTTTGGAATTGATGAAGCTGTGGCAGAATCAAAATCTAAGGAATTTATTGCTAAATCTGAAGAATCTGCATTTAAGAAATTGTCGAAAGAGGAGGAGAAAGCGAAAGCTGGGAAAGATCTTAGCATAGAAGAAATTTTGAAGGAAGATGGTTATTACATCACCGGAGGTACCCACGCTTATGAAGCAGCTCGTGACCAGGCCCATGAAGATGCTAAAATACCACTAGTAGAAGGGAAGGAAAAAGCTATTGATTCTTCTATTGCTCATGGAGAGGAGGTATTTCATAAAGCAAGTGAAGAAGGAGCTGAattctctaaaggaaaagaagCCGTTCTTCATGGCATTAAAGGAAAAGaaggtattttaaaagaaaaggttcACGGAACTGATATTGCATTAAAAGAAGAGCATATCAAACATGGTATCAAAACCGAAGAAACTCATTTGATTCATGAAATTCCTGAAGAGCATCATATTGCGACAGACCATAAAATTGATGAAACTCTAACCAAAGAAATTCCTCATAGCAAAATGCATCAAATCAAACATAAACTTTTGAGCATGTTAGGTAAAATTTTGCATATCAAAAAGTGCCATCTTGTCACCATGCCACCACGTGAGCTATTAGGAATTGTTGACTGTATTTCCAGAA gtAAAAATCCTTTACTTTGTGAGAAATTCGCTATGTGTGAAAAGAAGATGCCATTACAA GTAATTCTTGCCCTCGAAAAGTGCCAAAAAGAAACAATTCCAGGTGAAGTGAAACGATGCAGCAAATATGAGCCACTTTATCCTTCTCTTGAAATTCCATACAAg ATATTCAAGTGCATTGTGAAAAATACACATGAG tTAACACCACCAGAGAAGAAAATGATGATAGATTTTGAG gaatGTGCTCGGCAAGTAAAGGTCGAAAGTTGCGGTAGAATCCCGTGGGGTTAA